A single region of the Hylaeus volcanicus isolate JK05 chromosome 5, UHH_iyHylVolc1.0_haploid, whole genome shotgun sequence genome encodes:
- the LOC128876263 gene encoding uncharacterized protein LOC128876263 — MTAYGSFPQYELLDSEGYGSASSPESNPRSWTHQEVYPQPPRSRGSSCGSVSSVDCQNREYQEIGTANGSFHVTATGFNFTEFYDGYYQEGFRNDHQTGHPNNGRAAKEHGKVVFRMNECVESNYESVPGRTEFANENLAGKPSSEVSPKLDHHPGNVYGSRCDFVQNQESFFAPKGYGVPKGDGFLLRNNGNPYGQRADILYLGAAYSVQRNEGYVPSSQGKCEPSSRYHQKNDGLHIAAMEYNAQKTKETMQKMKNGTPGIEVLKKRRLAANARERRRMNSLNDAFDRLRDVVPSLGNDRKLSKFETLQMAQTYIAALYELLQRE, encoded by the coding sequence ATGACCGCTTACGGCAGTTTCCCGCAGTACGAGCTGTTAGATTCCGAGGGGTACGGGTCGGCTAGCAGCCCGGAGTCGAATCCGCGCAGCTGGACCCATCAAGAGGTCTACCCTCAGCCTCCACGGTCCAGGGGTAGTAGCTGCGGCAGCGTGAGCTCGGTCGACTGTCAGAATCGCGAGTACCAAGAGATCGGTACCGCGAATGGCAGCTTTCACGTCACCGCAACCGGTTTCAATTTCACCGAGTTCTACGACGGCTACTACCAGGAAGgttttcgaaacgatcatCAGACCGGTCACCCCAACAACGGGAGGGCCGCCAAGGAGCACGGGAAGGTCGTGTTCAGGATGAACGAATGCGTCGAAAGCAATTACGAGAGTGTCCCGGGTCGAACCGAGTTCGCCAACGAGAATCTAGCAGGCAAACCAAGCTCCGAGGTCTCGCCAAAATTGGATCACCATCCCGGCAACGTCTACGGCAGCAGGTGCGATTTCGTTCAGAACCAGGAGAGCTTCTTCGCGCCGAAGGGTTACGGTGTCCCGAAAGGTGACGGGTTTTTGCTTAGGAATAACGGCAATCCGTATGGCCAGAGGGCCGACATTCTTTATTTGGGGGCCGCGTACAGCGTCCAGAGGAACGAGGGCTACGTTCCCAGCAGCCAGGGTAAGTGCGAGCCGTCATCGAGGTACCACCAGAAGAACGACGGTCTGCACATCGCCGCGATGGAGTACAACGCGCAGAAGACCAAGGAGACGATGCAGAAGATGAAGAACGGCACGCCGGGCATCGAGGTGCTGAAGAAGAGGCGGCTGGCGGCAAACGCGCGCGAAAGAAGACGCATGAACAGTCTCAACGACGCGTTCGACCGACTCAGGGACGTCGTGCCCAGTCTCGGCAACGACCGAAAGCTCAGCAAGTTCGAGACCCTGCAAATGGCACAGACGTACATCGCGGCTCTCTACGAGCTACTCCAAAGGGAGTGA